Proteins co-encoded in one bacterium genomic window:
- a CDS encoding methylmalonyl-CoA mutase family protein encodes MSPAPKVQEPATENDEITTLSGLPLKPLYTSEDTKAAKPEEKLGRPGEFPYTRGVYPTMYRGKLWTMRQFAGFGTPEQTNKRFHYLIEHGQTGLSTAFHFPTLMGYDSDSPRARGEVGVCGVAVDTLRDMEVLFDGIPLDRVTTSMTINPPASVLLCMYIAVAEKQGVPMSKVSGTIQNDILKEYIAQNSYVFPPRPSMRLVVDSIEYCTQHLPKFNPISISGYHIREAGSTAVQELAFTIADGIAYVQACVDRGLDVDAFAPRLSFFWDVHNDFFEEIAKMRAGRRMWAHIMKERFKAKKPESMRMRFHCQTAGVSLTAQQPYNNVVRVALQALAAVLGGTQSLHTNSLDETLALPSDEAVRIALRTQQIIAHESGVAKTIDPLGGSYFVESLTDTLEAEAYRYIQKIDELGGMVRAIETGYPIKEIAEASFKFQRKVESGEEKIVGVNDFLSEDAEPLEILKIDPTVERQQVENLKKVKAGRDSAAVQAKLEALKTAARGETNLMPLILDAVRSYASVGEIMGALREVWGEYHDPCIL; translated from the coding sequence ATGAGCCCAGCCCCCAAGGTCCAAGAGCCAGCGACAGAAAACGACGAGATTACCACGCTTTCCGGCCTCCCCTTAAAGCCCCTCTATACCTCGGAAGACACCAAGGCCGCCAAGCCCGAGGAGAAATTGGGCCGCCCCGGCGAGTTTCCCTACACTCGGGGAGTCTACCCGACGATGTATCGCGGCAAGCTCTGGACGATGCGCCAGTTTGCCGGCTTCGGCACGCCGGAGCAGACCAACAAGCGCTTTCATTATCTGATCGAGCACGGTCAGACCGGCCTTTCGACCGCCTTCCATTTCCCGACCTTGATGGGCTACGACTCCGATTCGCCGCGGGCCCGCGGCGAGGTCGGCGTCTGCGGCGTCGCCGTCGACACTTTGCGCGACATGGAGGTTCTCTTCGACGGGATTCCACTCGACAGGGTCACGACCTCGATGACGATCAATCCGCCGGCCTCGGTCCTGCTCTGCATGTACATCGCGGTGGCCGAGAAGCAGGGCGTCCCGATGAGCAAGGTGAGTGGGACCATCCAGAACGACATCCTGAAGGAGTACATCGCCCAGAATTCCTACGTCTTCCCGCCGCGGCCCTCGATGCGCTTGGTCGTCGATTCCATCGAGTATTGCACTCAGCATTTGCCGAAATTCAATCCGATCAGCATCAGCGGCTATCATATCCGCGAGGCCGGTTCGACCGCGGTCCAGGAGCTGGCCTTCACCATCGCCGACGGCATCGCCTACGTCCAGGCCTGTGTTGATCGGGGGCTCGACGTCGATGCCTTCGCGCCGCGCCTTAGCTTCTTTTGGGACGTGCACAACGACTTTTTCGAGGAGATCGCCAAGATGCGGGCCGGCCGGCGGATGTGGGCCCACATCATGAAGGAACGCTTCAAAGCTAAAAAGCCGGAATCGATGCGGATGCGCTTTCATTGTCAGACCGCCGGCGTCAGCCTCACCGCCCAACAGCCTTACAACAACGTGGTCCGGGTGGCCTTGCAGGCCCTGGCCGCGGTGCTCGGTGGCACCCAATCACTCCACACCAACTCGCTCGACGAAACGCTGGCCCTGCCCAGCGATGAGGCGGTGCGGATCGCGCTGCGCACTCAGCAGATCATCGCCCACGAGAGCGGGGTGGCCAAGACCATCGACCCACTCGGTGGCTCCTACTTCGTGGAGTCGCTCACCGATACCCTGGAAGCTGAGGCCTATCGCTACATCCAAAAGATCGACGAGCTCGGCGGGATGGTTCGGGCCATCGAAACCGGCTATCCGATCAAGGAAATCGCCGAAGCCTCCTTCAAGTTTCAGCGCAAGGTCGAGAGCGGCGAGGAGAAGATCGTCGGCGTGAACGACTTTCTCTCGGAGGACGCCGAACCTCTGGAGATCCTCAAGATCGACCCGACGGTCGAGCGCCAACAGGTCGAGAATTTGAAGAAGGTCAAGGCCGGCCGGGATTCGGCCGCGGTCCAGGCCAAGCTGGAAGCCTTGAAGACGGCGGCCCGAGGCGAGACCAACCTGATGCCCTTGATCCTCGACGCCGTTCGGTCTTACGCCAGTGTCGGCGAGATCATGGGCGCCCTCCGCGAGGTCTGGGGCGAGTATCACGATCCCTGCATTCTTTAG
- a CDS encoding YceI family protein, translating into MKKWLLLSFAALLVSPLAQAQTYKLDPAKSKIEWVGKKVTGQHNGSLEVKSGNLTVDQGQIKSGDFVVDMKSIKVLDLQDPAPNAKLTNHLKSDDFFSVETHPETQFKITSAKGTVPGKVDVTGDLTIKGITHPVTIPTTLKQEGDKLSAKGEVKIDRTLYNVKYGSGKFFQGLGDKLISDDFELKLDLYADKAS; encoded by the coding sequence GTGAAAAAATGGCTTCTTCTGTCTTTCGCCGCCCTGCTCGTCTCGCCCCTCGCCCAAGCTCAGACCTATAAGCTCGATCCGGCCAAGAGCAAGATCGAATGGGTCGGAAAAAAGGTCACCGGCCAACATAACGGCTCGCTGGAAGTCAAATCCGGCAACCTGACCGTCGATCAGGGGCAAATCAAGTCCGGCGATTTCGTCGTCGACATGAAGAGCATCAAGGTCCTGGACCTCCAAGATCCCGCTCCCAACGCCAAGCTGACCAATCACCTCAAATCCGACGATTTCTTTTCGGTCGAGACTCACCCCGAGACCCAGTTCAAGATCACCTCGGCCAAGGGCACGGTGCCCGGCAAGGTCGATGTCACCGGCGATTTGACCATCAAGGGCATCACCCATCCGGTGACCATTCCAACCACCTTGAAACAGGAAGGCGACAAGCTCAGCGCCAAGGGCGAGGTCAAGATCGACCGCACCCTGTATAACGTCAAATACGGCTCCGGAAAATTCTTCCAAGGCCTGGGCGACAAATTGATCTCCGACGATTTCGAGCTTAAGCTCGACCTCTACGCCGATAAGGCGTCTTAA